TGATTCTCTGTGTCACCAACTTTCTTACTATATGTTTTTACAATACTGAAAAAGGATTCTTGTGAAGTCTGTGTTGATGCAGGGTTTGGCTGTGTCTTTGTTGCATTACAAATATCCTTTGCCTTAATAAACTTAAGACTTGTACCCACTGAGGACAACTTAGACTTTTTCCAGTAGCAATCAACACTAGTGGATGGAGGGTCTTCACTACGCCTATGTAGCCAAGCCAAAAAGGCTATGGCATGTTTACAGCctcctgaaaaagaaaaagaccaATCATCAcagctaaataaaaattaaagaaaaatatttttatactattgcCCCTCTAAAAAGCTACTTTTAATCACTGAAAACAGTGAATAAAAAGCTCTTTTAATCACTGTTTTGgtgtttgaatttagaacacaCCAATATATTCGACCTCCATCTCAATGCTATACAACCTCCTTTCGCAAATACTCGATACAAACTCCTTATGAAAATGTCTATTTTagcttaaatatttctttttctcgTAGTCATGGTATAAAGTATAGTATGCAACGCTCAGGATTCTAACTTTTGAATCACTCTCTTTGCTCGTTATTCAATCATCATGAATCACTCCCTACGGTCATTAGAATCCTTCACTTGCTCGTGATTCATTTATGCCCCTCGCTTTAAATCCATCTTTTATTCACTAGTTGCATAATATACTATTCCCCGCTCAGACACTCTTAAAAATTGATAGTAAAGACACTTTTGTATTGCTATTATCTACCTTTATGTGCTGCACAGTCTTCACACAGCACAGACATGACAGTTTCTTCAGCCTCATTACAGGTAGCTGTTACAGTGTAACACTTCTGGCGGACGTTGTGTTCAGGGGTTATTCGCGCTTTCACAATACATATATTACCCTCCCGTTTAACTTGAACATATCCAATGGCTGAGTCACCATATGATTCTCGTCCGGATctataaaaagcaataaatattattacaatggGAAGggatcttatttaattaattaattaatttaataaaatatttcgcgAATATGAATTTGATCATATATTATGATCAATAACTCGACTGTATTCAATGCTTCAATGTAAGTAATATGCAAACATTCGatattttctcttatttacCTTTTAGGTTATGTTCTCCGTATATGtataaattgttacagaaaaGTCGTAAAAGATCgaataaacattaaatcaaatatataattacctTGTAGCTTTCACTCCTTTGATTTCAGCAGACGTAAAATCGGGATTAGATGCAAAAAATGTTGACATCATGAACACATCAATTTTGGGGAGATTATCTGATTGTGCCTTCACAAAACCGGTATCAGTCATTTTCCTACGAGTTTATTCTTACAAAACAATGCAATATAACTCCAAATATGTATAGAAACCACAATAAACTTAATTCGATTACAAAAACACAGCAAATGCTATATCAGTTCACACTGTTATTATAGACTTTTACGTCACATTCAATATGACCAATAGCGTTGCGTTTCAATTACTTTGAATTTCCCGCTCGTTTTTTggacttttaataatttatttttttaattaaaaagatattatgcggattttttttggtttaagcGTAATTCCaaagcaataaagaatatataaaaaaataattgacccTTATTTAAATCATACGCATACTCCCTATTAGGGAGtatgcatgtattttttttatatttttataatatttcttacattgttacataattgtaaaaaaatatgcagcgccaaaaaaaataaaattagaaggggaaaaaatcattaaaatattaaacaaataatggcACTTTAAAACGCCCGCCACCTTGGTGTGACGTCAAAgtctataataacaaaaaatcacgTGACAGACAGTCTGAGTCTGACACTGACAGTAACTTTCTACTACTATTAAACTGTGCTTTGCATGTGCTTCGTaacttatattttgtgttttacgaatattttacAATGGATCAACAAAAGAAACCGActtacaaatattgtattgtaccaaaatgtaaaaatactacGAAGAATGCACCCGATAAAGTGTTTTTTCTTGTCCCGAGAGGTGCGGTTGTAAGAAAAAACTGGTGTAAAATCATGAAAAGGGACATGGTATCACCATCAACTTGTTTATATTGTTGTGAAGATCACTTCAACGTAAGTATTTATGCCaactataaacaataatattatgttataagtattttgtttctgtGACACCTAAAACATTTGTCAAAATAACCTCTTTTCTTTATCGGTAAAAATTTTGTGAGAGGTTACCAGTACCAATGACTGAAATGAAGCCTATGATCCAAATTATCTACATCTAATTTCCAAatttcatgttttcttttattattttttatttttttcaggtaGAAGAGGATACAGAAAATTATATGCAGTACAAAATCATGACTTTACAAGAAAATCAGAAAACTACATTACGATTAAAGAAAGGTATTATTCCTCACAAATTTCAGTGTCAAAAGGACACTGAGTTGCAGTCACCACCAGAGAGAAAAGGTTTCTTAAAGAGAAAACATCAAGAAATAATTGAAGATGCTTTATCTATGCCTCCCGCTAAACAAACTGTTAGTGCTGTCAAAATGAGTGAATCATCAAAACACAGTTATATAGAAGAAGGTGCCAGTATGCCCTCATCTCACTTACACACAGAATATACTGAAACTGTAAACTTTGACGAACCTTGTTGCAGCACCTCTTTAGctgatgttaataaaaaagtaatttatgttgACAAGGCTATTCAGGTCAATaggaaaatacattattacagaAGTAAAGGTGTCAATGTTAATTTGAGTGCAATAACTAAGAATACAGCAATATCTCCATTTcgtattttatctaaaactacCTCAACATCTCCATTGAAAATAGCGCAAACTTCTggaattaaaaggaaattatttcaaactgaCCCTGCTGATATTGCATCAGTCTCTTCAGCTCAACCTTCATCAGCATTATCATCATCTTTTGGATCAGAAATGAGTTCAGAATCGAGCTGGTCTATAGATGATGATTCAGAAAATGAGACACAATTTAAAAGTCAAATGCGTAGTTGCATATTACTAGCAATAGAAAAGGAGCCTAAAATGTTGCTAGGTGTACCAAAAAAATCAtactatataataaaattgttaagtgAAAACCTTCCACTTCCCACTGtagacattttaattacattaaaaaaaataaaacttaatgagTCTTTCAGTATATTAGCCTTACAGTTTGGGTATACACAGAGTGCAATAAGCAGAATTTTTTCAAAATGCTTACCTTTATTGGCAATGAAGATGAAAGAGTTGATCATATGGCCAACAACAAAAGAGATATTTCAAAATTTGCCTATTGCATTCAGGGCCAGGTACTCTAATGTTGTTTCTATAATTGATTGCCTAGAAATTCAGATTGAAAAACCATCCAATGCAGTCCATCAATCAGTTAGTTGgtcacaatataaaaaatgtaacacattgaaatatttaatttcttgtacACCTGATGGATTGGTTAACTTTATCTCTGTTGGATACAGTGGCAGGGCAACGGACGTAATGATAGTGGAAGACTGTGGTTTTCTTGACTGTTTGCCACCTAAAACTGCAGTTATGGCTGACAGAGGCTTTAAAGAAATATCACATTTGCTAGAAAAAAAGCAATGTAGACTTATACGACCTCCTTCTGTTTTCAAGTCTACTGCCAGTGCAAAAGAAGATGTAAAACAGTCAAAAAGAATAGCAGCATTAAGGATTCATATAGAACGAGTTATAAATAGATTAAGGGAATTTCACATGTTACTGCCTCATGCATGTGTTGACCATAGCTTAATCCCTATTATAGATGAAGTTATAATCATAGCTTGTGGTTTGATTAATATTCaggatgttttaataaaaaaatagatttaattaattttgttttatttgagtttgtcctatttaaataacaaaggaaaaatTGCCTTACACcaaaataaagtacatttttcTATCAAGTTTTCACAAAACTCCTTATCATAGTGTACCTCtattatatgtactttctttgATTCTTCAAAATCACTTTGTGCTACACAAAATAgtgctttagttttatttgagaAATGCATCTGTAACTGAACCTGTGCCATGAATTTTACTgctattgtgttattttttccaATGTACTGATTCATAGATTTTTCTGATGAAGGGCATTTAATTTCAATGCTATAATCAACAGTTTCCCCATCAGGTGATGCACCCATAATGGGATGTAGTGGATCCAATATAATCccacatttgtttatttttatttttttatttttttctacctcTAATTTGACTTCACTTTCTAACATTCTTCCTCTTTTCATGGCATCTGTGTCTTTTAGTTTTGATGCTCCCATGATGGCTTCGGTTAAAGCTCCATCCAACACCTTGCAGTGTGCAGCCTCATGCGCTTTTGATGCAGTGATCCTTGCATATCGCAACTCATACCATAAAGGGCACTCACTTTGTTCTGAAGTTGCAAGTGCAGCTTCTTCACATGCTTTAGTCTGCATCATCTGCTTGCAAAATTCAATAAACTCTTCGGCAGTTTTCGGTTTATTCTGCGTTATACTTACTAAATAATGAATTGATAACTTTTCTGAATTGCTTGgttctttataatatttcatgaGTTGATTCTCTGTGTCACCAACTTTCTTACTATATGTTTTTACAATACTGAAAAAGGATTCTTGTGAAGTCTGTGTTGATGCAGGGTTTGGCTGTGTCTTTGTTGCATTACAAATATCCTTTGCCTTAATAAACTTAAGACTTGTACCCACTGAGGACAACTTAGACTTTTTCCAGTAGCAATCAACACTAGTGGATGGAGGGTCTTCACTACGCCTATGTAGCCAAGCCAAAAAGGCTATGGCATGTTTACAGCctcctgaaaaagaaaaagaccaATCATCAcagctaaataaaaattaaagaaaaatatttttatactattgcCCCTCTAAAAAGCTACTTTTAATCACTGAAAACAGTGAATAAAAAGCTCTTTTAATCACTGTTTTGgtgtttgaatttagaacacaCCAATATATTCGACCTCCATCTCAATGCTATACAACCTCCTTTCGCAAATACTCGATACAAACTCCTTATGAAAATGTCTATTTTagcttaaatatttctttttctcgTAGTCATGGTATAAAGTATAGTATGCAACGCTCAGGATTCTAACTTTTGAATCACTCTCTTTGCTCGTTATTCAATCATCATGAATCACTCCCTACGGTCATTAGAATCCTTCACTTGCTCGTGATTCATTTATGCCCCTCGCTTTAAATCCATCTTTTATTCACTAGTTGCATAATATACTATTCCCCGCTCAGACACTCTTAAAAATTGATAGTAAAGACACTTTTGTATTGCTATTATCTACCTTTATGTGCTGCACAGTCTTCACACAGCACAGACATGACAGTTTCTTCAGCCTCATTACAGGTAGCTGTTACAGTGTAACACTTCTGGCGGACGTTGTGTTCAGGGGTTATTCGCGCTTTCACAATACATATATTACCCTCCCGTTTAACTTGAACATATCCAATGGCTGAGTCACCATATGATTCTCGTCCGGATctataaaaagcaataaatattattacaatggGAAGggatcttatttaattaattaattaatttaataaaatatttcgcgAATATGAATTTGATCATATATTATGATCAATAACTCGACTGTATTCAATGCTTCAATGTAAGTAATATGCAAACATTCGatattttctcttatttacCTTTTAGGTTATGTTCTCCGTATATGtataaattgttacagaaaaGTCGTAAAAGATCgaataaacattaaatcaaatatataattacctTGTAGCTTTCACTCCTTTGATTTCAGCAGACGTAAAATCGGGATTAGATGCAAAAAATGTTGACATCATGAACACATCAATTTTGGGGAGATTATCTGATTGTGCCTTCACAAAACCGGTATCAGTCATTTTCCTACGAGTTTATTCTTACAAAACAATGCAATATAACTCCAAATATGTATAGAAACCACAATAAACTTAATTCGATTACAAAAACACAGCAAATGCTATATCAGTTCACACTGTTATTATAGACTTTTACGTCACATTCAATATGACCAATAGCGTTGCGTTTCAATTACTTTGAATTTCCCGCTCGTTTTTTggacttttaataatttatttttttaattaaaaagatattatgcggattttttttggtttaagcGTAATTCCaaagcaataaagaatatataaaaaaataattgacccTTATTTAAATCATACGCATACTCcctattgtttaaatatttcagtatttaacataataattatgttctaaGTACAAAACTAACATAACTATATAAAAGTACTAAACATGGATTAAATTTTTAGgaaatggtaaatattttattataaacctcATTGTAATTATGACAATTTATgaaatgtagttttaaaaatgtcttttatcATTGTTAAGTCTTTGAAAATCTGGACTATCTAGTTTAATTGGACTAGCAGAAACTTTAACAACACAACACCCTCACCAAGCCACTGATACATGCTTATAACCTAATAAATCTGTTATAAAAATTGAACCatcaaataaaagaagaattCTTATAACTAAAGTTTCCCTTGCTTATATCTCTGTCTAGCTTGTGCTTTGCTGTACTTCGCTTTTTTCTCTGGTACTGCTGTATCTTTTTCATCTGTGTTCCCATTTATACCTGCAATTCAGATTGTAATTATAAGTcacaaaaaaagaactaaaaatatgaagaaatatTACACTAGTGACAATAAGAACTGAGAGTAAGTAACTAATTCATAACATTTTGAGTCAGTAAACAGAGTTTAACCTATCATGGAACTTGCAAATGACatcttcataattaattaaaacatcactTTGTAAATACTGTCTCAGTTATCAGCTTATCAcaatgtaggtaaatatttgtacaaaatattgaagaataATGATGAAATACCTAAGTCTTCTGGTGGTTGTAGTGATTTGCCTGCACTCCAAGTACCCATTAGTGTGACACTCTTTCCAATGGCCCAGCCCATTCCTGCCAAGGCTAATGAAAATGCCACCATACTGAATGGGTGCTGAAATtcataagaaaattttatttactaaacaaattattcataaaacaaaggGATTTAACTAGTTAACTTTAATGGCAGTGGCAATttttaacaatgtaatttatttatcaactatATCCCTTATGAGGGCATAATTTATGCTTTAATCTGGAGTCACATAAAATACAAAGCACCTAATGCCAATCTTGCCTAGTAATAGAAGTTAATTCTCaaaatattcagatattttagtttaaaaaaccACACATTTGTACGTGTACCCCTGAGAACTGTTTACCCCACAAATATAGTCTATCTTAACATTTAAAGATACCATTCATTACTAAGTAAATCAcctaaaaagttaaaacaacaaacttACAGTTAATGTTGGAGTTGTAGTTAAACTATAATCCAATACAACAACTCCAATGCCGAAAATTAGCCCCACACATGTGCAGATCCATATGATATTTTGactgtctgaaaaaaaaatatatatcaactAATAATTGAGTACATACAGACTAAGCTTATTGTACAGTTCTTACAAGGCCATCATTTGGCCTTACAAACAGTAAAAACtgataagaaaaaaagaagttacctttgatttttttcttctgcATATCAGTGATACTTTTAATTGATTCCATCAATTTTACATTATGAGGTTCTAGTTGCAAAGCTGTTGTGTATGATAAAATAGCTTCATCATAAAGTCCACTGGCTGCTTCAACTTCAGCACGACGAAAATATCCCTAAAGTTCAATAGGTAATGTTCAATATCAGAGAAAACTATCTTTTATATAGTACACGCTTAAAAACCGTTCAAACCCACCTTTGCCCATTGAGGCTGCAATCTGACTGTTTCATTCGCATCTTGTAGAGAGAGATAATGCTGGTCCAATTTGAGAAATGCAAACGATCTGTTGCTGTACAATACATAGTTATTAGGGTCCATCTTTATGGCTTGAGTATAATGCAACACAGCCTCAATATATTTCTCCTCTTTAACACATTCATTTCCTTTACTTTTAAGATCTTCTACACTTGTGGACTGACTACCTTTCTTCGTTTCGTCCATGActgatcaatattaaaattgtttgaatattcCGCAACGGTAAAAATGCTTTACTGTTATGTAGTTCGATCTGACTTTATTACTGTTATAAatgccaataaataataaaataaaatagttctaaGTACTTTCCCGGGACAACATTTCGGACAATGACATATCAATTATTGACAATTGTCATTCAGCTAACTGTCAGGTGAGCCGTGAGGTCACAGATAACTTAGAAGTTTGTCTAAATCCTAAAACTAAGAAGCCTGGGTAAGCGCAGTGAcctactattatattatatattcagACATACTATGGTTTTGGGCATCAagtatcaaacaaaaacaaagttatgcataacagttttaataatttataacatatataattgcaataaattccttaaatatttaactaaataatacataatctATGCCTTCAGTGAGATTCAATGAGCtgagatttttttcaaattcccCAGCTGTAAGGTCAAGTTTAACACAAATCAAAAGTGGTGGTTTGGCTTCTGTAAAATGAAGCACAGGCAACTTCACAATGACTTCTCTTTTTATAGGACAATATAACTCTATATCAcgtcctattttatttttatcaatgtcaCAGAAAGCAGccactttatttaaattgtttgggTTTAATGAGCGGACCACTTTTCTTCCCCTTTTTCCAGCATTCCAGATGGTGAACTCTTTCCAAGATGGCATAACACATTGTTGTAACCTTTCAAGCTGTATCTTCCAAATCATCTCCCGTTTCACACTAAAAGTGGCTGCATCTTCATGGTAAACATACACTACTAGGGCTTGGTCCACTCTAATCAAATCTCCTCCAGCATCCAAATGTTTGTAAAAGAATATAAGATCTTCTGGTGTCCCATGCCCAGTTTCTACAAAACCTCCAACTTTATCATAAACAGATCTATGGCAAAACCATGTTGGCATAAGCAGTGTGGGTCCAAAGGAagtgtatatttgtaattttaactgGTTATCAGTTAGACTATTAACCCAACGAACATAACGGGGTGTTGAATTTTCAGGCCAACGGACTATATTACTACCAATAAGTGCATTGGTATTTGATTTTGCAGCTTCCCATTGTAAACTTATTCTAAGTGGGTTCATTACATCGTCAATATCTTGAAAGCAAAGAAACTGGCCTGTACTTATTTCCACAGCTCTATTTTTAGCAGCTCCCACTCCATTGGAAATATTACCACCTAATATCTTGTAAGAtacatcttttaaattaaagatctGTTTCCATTTCATCAAAAGTTGTTGTGTATTGTCTGTGCTACCATCGTTATAAACgacaatttctaattttattttgtaatcattaaataaagattgttttaaatagagTTCATGCAGTCATTAATCCATTTTTCTCCATTATAGACTGGTATAATTATGGAAATTTCTGACATTGAGAGTACTTTCAGTACCTTACCCATATAAGGGTTACGTTACGCTTTGAATGAACTCACCATAaacgttataatattataataaattcaaattattcagtTCGTTATATATATAATAGTGCTGACATAAAGATTACTCATTCCACgtttatagtaataaatgtaaTCCATGATGAAGGCAATAGCTTCCGGTACCTATTACAACTAGTATCGTttcgaattaaattttatctcagaccatattaaatatcaattaattaaactgtCGCCTCCAATCCAGTTTATCAATATTCATTTGTCAAACTGTCAATGTCAATTCAATCTGTAACCATAAACGATTCTGGacgaatgtatttttttcatcaacAGTAATC
This portion of the Trichoplusia ni isolate ovarian cell line Hi5 chromosome 19, tn1, whole genome shotgun sequence genome encodes:
- the LOC113503363 gene encoding small glutamine-rich tetratricopeptide repeat-containing protein beta-like; the protein is MDETKKGSQSTSVEDLKSKGNECVKEEKYIEAVLHYTQAIKMDPNNYVLYSNRSFAFLKLDQHYLSLQDANETVRLQPQWAKGYFRRAEVEAASGLYDEAILSYTTALQLEPHNVKLMESIKSITDMQKKKIKDSQNIIWICTCVGLIFGIGVVVLDYSLTTTPTLTHPFSMVAFSLALAGMGWAIGKSVTLMGTWSAGKSLQPPEDLGINGNTDEKDTAVPEKKAKYSKAQARQRYKQGKL
- the LOC113503514 gene encoding UDP-GlcNAc:betaGal beta-1,3-N-acetylglucosaminyltransferase-like protein 1, with the protein product MKWKQIFNLKDVSYKILGGNISNGVGAAKNRAVEISTGQFLCFQDIDDVMNPLRISLQWEAAKSNTNALIGSNIVRWPENSTPRYVRWVNSLTDNQLKLQIYTSFGPTLLMPTWFCHRSVYDKVGGFVETGHGTPEDLIFFYKHLDAGGDLIRVDQALVVYVYHEDAATFSVKREMIWKIQLERLQQCVMPSWKEFTIWNAGKRGRKVVRSLNPNNLNKVAAFCDIDKNKIGRDIELYCPIKREVIVKLPVLHFTEAKPPLLICVKLDLTAGEFEKNLSSLNLTEGIDYVLFS
- the LOC113503357 gene encoding uncharacterized protein LOC113503357 — encoded protein: MDQQKKPTYKYCIVPKCKNTTKNAPDKVFFLVPRGAVVRKNWCKIMKRDMVSPSTCLYCCEDHFNVEEDTENYMQYKIMTLQENQKTTLRLKKGIIPHKFQCQKDTELQSPPERKGFLKRKHQEIIEDALSMPPAKQTVSAVKMSESSKHSYIEEGASMPSSHLHTEYTETVNFDEPCCSTSLADVNKKVIYVDKAIQVNRKIHYYRSKGVNVNLSAITKNTAISPFRILSKTTSTSPLKIAQTSGIKRKLFQTDPADIASVSSAQPSSALSSSFGSEMSSESSWSIDDDSENETQFKSQMRSCILLAIEKEPKMLLGVPKKSYYIIKLLSENLPLPTVDILITLKKIKLNESFSILALQFGYTQSAISRIFSKCLPLLAMKMKELIIWPTTKEIFQNLPIAFRARYSNVVSIIDCLEIQIEKPSNAVHQSVSWSQYKKCNTLKYLISCTPDGLVNFISVGYSGRATDVMIVEDCGFLDCLPPKTAVMADRGFKEISHLLEKKQCRLIRPPSVFKSTASAKEDVKQSKRIAALRIHIERVINRLREFHMLLPHACVDHSLIPIIDEVIIIACGLINIQDVLIKK
- the LOC113503359 gene encoding uncharacterized protein LOC113503359, whose protein sequence is MTDTGFVKAQSDNLPKIDVFMMSTFFASNPDFTSAEIKGVKATRSGRESYGDSAIGYVQVKREGNICIVKARITPEHNVRQKCYTVTATCNEAEETVMSVLCEDCAAHKGGCKHAIAFLAWLHRRSEDPPSTSVDCYWKKSKLSSVGTSLKFIKAKDICNATKTQPNPASTQTSQESFFSIVKTYSKKVGDTENQLMKYYKEPSNSEKLSIHYLVSITQNKPKTAEEFIEFCKQMMQTKACEEAALATSEQSECPLWYELRYARITASKAHEAAHCKVLDGALTEAIMGASKLKDTDAMKRGRMLESEVKLEVEKNKKIKINKCGIILDPLHPIMGASPDGETVDYSIEIKCPSSEKSMNQYIGKNNTIAVKFMAQVQLQMHFSNKTKALFCVAQSDFEESKKVHIIEVHYDKEFCENLIEKCTLFWCKAIFPLLFK